Proteins co-encoded in one Aerococcaceae bacterium DSM 111021 genomic window:
- a CDS encoding DUF1146 domain-containing protein — MAIFNGMAVLVVRFTFILLSYMVFKDINWRQFFTDRKYYMAQYACILISIAVGHVAGSFVLTIIEVLQNLFLSSFL; from the coding sequence ATGGCGATTTTCAATGGTATGGCAGTACTTGTTGTCCGATTTACGTTTATCCTATTGAGTTATATGGTCTTTAAAGATATTAATTGGCGTCAGTTTTTTACTGATCGCAAATATTACATGGCACAGTACGCGTGTATATTAATTAGTATTGCAGTTGGACATGTAGCAGGTTCGTTCGTACTGACGATCATTGAAGTACTTCAAAATTTATTTTTGAGTAGCTTTCTATAA
- a CDS encoding DNA-directed RNA polymerase subunit beta: protein MSDKYIEDNVLLTVLKTLGKIILFLLFVILFFVLGLFVGYSIVGDGNYWEVLNQDTWQHILDFIR from the coding sequence ATGTCAGATAAATATATTGAAGACAATGTTTTATTAACTGTCTTAAAAACACTAGGTAAAATAATATTATTTTTATTATTTGTCATTTTGTTTTTCGTTCTTGGTTTATTTGTTGGATATTCCATAGTAGGTGACGGAAATTATTGGGAAGTGTTAAATCAGGATACATGGCAACATATTCTTGACTTTATAAGATGA
- a CDS encoding serine hydroxymethyltransferase yields the protein MTYNDDTFVFAQIENERLRQTNGVELIASENFVSPSVLKAQGSILTNKYAEGYPGKRYYGGCEFVDKIEQIAIDRAKELFNAEYANVQPHSGSSANLAVYRAFLEPNDKVLGMDLSQGGHLTHGSPVNFSGQSYEMYSYGVDPETELIDYDKLEEIANQVKPKMLIAGASAYSREIDFERIGKIAKSVGAIYFVDMAHIAGLVAVKEHPDPVPYADVVTTTTHKTLRGPRGGLILAKEKYGKQLNKAIFPGIQGGPLEHVIAAKAVALHEAMQPAFKEYIQQVKVNAKAMSRIFDLSPLRIVSGGTDNHLFLVDVTPLGVTGKWAQERLDEVGITVNKNSIPFDKESFVQTSGIRIGTAAITTRGLKESDVELVADLILDALSAEESEMLEIKNKVNQLMQDRPLFNE from the coding sequence ATGACCTATAACGACGATACATTTGTATTTGCACAGATTGAGAATGAACGCTTACGCCAAACAAATGGTGTTGAATTAATTGCTTCAGAAAACTTTGTTTCACCAAGTGTTTTAAAAGCTCAAGGAAGTATTTTGACAAACAAATATGCTGAGGGTTATCCTGGCAAACGATACTACGGTGGCTGTGAATTTGTTGATAAGATTGAACAGATTGCAATCGATCGAGCGAAGGAATTGTTTAATGCTGAATATGCTAACGTACAGCCCCATTCGGGATCAAGTGCGAATTTAGCTGTATATCGTGCATTTTTAGAGCCCAATGACAAAGTACTTGGTATGGATCTGTCACAAGGAGGTCATTTAACACATGGCTCACCAGTGAATTTTAGTGGTCAATCTTATGAGATGTATAGCTATGGTGTTGATCCTGAAACAGAGTTAATTGATTACGATAAATTAGAAGAAATCGCAAATCAAGTAAAACCAAAGATGTTAATAGCAGGTGCAAGTGCTTATTCTCGTGAAATTGATTTCGAACGTATCGGAAAAATTGCAAAGAGCGTAGGGGCAATTTATTTTGTTGATATGGCTCATATTGCAGGTTTAGTCGCAGTCAAAGAGCATCCAGATCCTGTACCATATGCAGATGTGGTAACGACAACAACGCATAAAACACTTCGCGGACCTCGCGGGGGACTTATCTTAGCTAAAGAGAAGTATGGTAAGCAACTCAATAAAGCGATCTTCCCTGGAATTCAAGGTGGACCTTTAGAACATGTAATTGCAGCAAAAGCAGTTGCATTACATGAAGCAATGCAACCAGCCTTTAAAGAATACATTCAGCAAGTTAAGGTTAATGCAAAAGCAATGTCACGCATATTTGATTTGAGTCCATTAAGAATTGTTTCTGGTGGAACGGATAATCATTTGTTTTTAGTTGATGTTACTCCCTTAGGTGTAACAGGTAAATGGGCACAAGAACGCTTAGATGAAGTTGGTATCACAGTAAATAAAAACTCTATACCATTCGATAAAGAGTCTTTTGTTCAAACAAGTGGTATTCGAATTGGTACAGCAGCAATTACAACTCGTGGTTTAAAAGAATCGGATGTAGAATTAGTAGCGGATTTAATCTTAGATGCTTTATCTGCAGAAGAGTCAGAAATGTTAGAAATAAAAAACAAGGTCAATCAATTAATGCAAGATCGACCATTATTTAATGAATAA
- the mraZ gene encoding division/cell wall cluster transcriptional repressor MraZ, with product MLIGEYQHNIDAKGRIIMPSKFRPDLGHNFIITRGLDGCLFGYPLENWKNIEEKLQQLPLAKKDARKFTRFFYSAATEVEVDKQGRINLPQTLIDFAKIDKSCRVIGVSDRIEIWSSERWEDFAEDVAEDFEDIAEDMIDFGF from the coding sequence GTGCTTATTGGTGAATATCAACATAATATTGACGCAAAAGGACGAATAATTATGCCATCAAAATTTCGTCCAGATTTAGGTCATAACTTTATTATTACTCGTGGATTAGACGGATGTTTGTTTGGATATCCATTAGAAAATTGGAAAAATATAGAAGAAAAATTACAACAATTACCTTTAGCAAAAAAAGATGCACGTAAATTTACTCGCTTCTTTTACTCAGCTGCCACTGAAGTAGAAGTTGACAAACAAGGACGCATTAACTTACCACAAACATTAATAGATTTCGCTAAAATTGATAAGAGCTGTCGTGTGATCGGCGTATCAGATCGTATTGAGATTTGGAGTAGCGAACGTTGGGAAGATTTTGCAGAAGATGTTGCAGAAGATTTTGAAGATATTGCAGAGGACATGATTGATTTTGGATTTTAG
- the prmC gene encoding peptide chain release factor N(5)-glutamine methyltransferase, translating to MVKTVNLTLGEALFKASLFLKAHNLDEDLARTYWMMTFDLTLTEIVLGLNKPVEEEMYNYYMHILNQIIQDKPIQYLLGYAYFMDEKFKVTEHTLIPREDTAGIVSMSNEYLESKPNAKVLDIGTGTGILAIMIAKMNPTNHVSASDISSDALEVAKANALAHQVDINFMESNLFEQIPPQRYDLIVSNPPYISEDELELMDESVKKFEPSLALFAEDNGLAIYKQMARQMQAYVTNTSMIIVEIGFQQGKAVKDIFIDVFPQSTVNVQKDLNGKDRYVQIEL from the coding sequence ATGGTCAAAACGGTTAATTTAACTTTGGGTGAAGCTTTATTTAAAGCTTCACTTTTTTTAAAAGCTCATAATCTAGATGAGGATTTAGCTAGAACTTACTGGATGATGACCTTTGATCTAACTTTAACGGAGATTGTATTAGGCCTTAATAAACCAGTTGAGGAAGAGATGTATAATTATTATATGCATATTCTGAATCAAATTATCCAAGATAAACCAATTCAATATCTCTTGGGCTATGCTTATTTTATGGATGAAAAATTCAAAGTAACTGAACATACCTTAATTCCACGTGAAGATACAGCTGGGATTGTCAGTATGTCCAACGAATATTTAGAATCGAAACCAAATGCTAAAGTATTAGATATTGGAACTGGTACAGGGATTTTAGCGATTATGATAGCCAAAATGAACCCAACAAATCATGTATCAGCATCAGACATATCATCAGATGCACTAGAAGTTGCCAAAGCAAATGCTTTAGCACATCAGGTTGATATAAATTTCATGGAAAGCAATTTATTTGAACAAATTCCACCACAAAGATATGATCTGATCGTATCTAATCCACCTTATATTAGTGAAGATGAGCTAGAATTAATGGATGAAAGTGTGAAGAAATTCGAACCATCACTTGCATTATTTGCTGAAGATAATGGTTTAGCGATATACAAACAGATGGCTCGTCAGATGCAAGCATATGTAACGAACACGAGTATGATTATCGTGGAGATTGGGTTTCAACAAGGTAAAGCTGTAAAAGACATCTTTATAGATGTGTTTCCACAATCGACCGTTAACGTTCAAAAAGATTTGAACGGGAAAGATCGTTACGTACAAATTGAGTTATAA
- the upp gene encoding uracil phosphoribosyltransferase codes for MAKFEVVNHPLIQHKLTIIRDKDCSTKVFREVTNEIGMLMAYEITRDLPLEDIEIETPIMKTTQKQIAGKKLAIVPILRAGLGMVDGIMDMIPAARVGHIGMYRDPDTLEAIEYFAKFPQDINERRVFVVDPMLATGASAIAALKQLTTKYNVSEENITFVCLVAAPEGIKALQEAHPNVDIYTAALDEKLNEHGYIIPGLGDAGDRIFGTK; via the coding sequence ATGGCAAAATTTGAGGTAGTAAATCATCCATTAATACAACATAAATTAACAATTATTAGAGATAAGGATTGTTCGACAAAAGTATTTCGTGAGGTAACAAATGAAATCGGAATGTTAATGGCTTATGAGATTACAAGAGATCTTCCTTTAGAAGATATCGAAATTGAAACACCAATTATGAAAACAACTCAAAAACAAATTGCGGGTAAAAAATTAGCAATTGTACCAATTTTACGTGCTGGATTAGGTATGGTAGATGGTATCATGGATATGATTCCAGCAGCTCGTGTTGGTCATATTGGAATGTATCGTGATCCTGATACATTAGAAGCAATTGAGTATTTTGCCAAATTCCCACAAGATATCAATGAACGCCGTGTGTTTGTAGTTGATCCAATGCTTGCAACAGGAGCTTCTGCTATTGCTGCACTTAAGCAATTAACTACAAAATACAATGTATCTGAAGAAAACATTACATTTGTATGTTTAGTTGCTGCACCAGAAGGGATTAAGGCTTTACAAGAAGCACATCCAAACGTAGATATCTACACAGCTGCATTAGATGAGAAACTAAATGAGCATGGGTACATCATTCCCGGTTTAGGAGATGCTGGAGACAGAATCTTTGGAACAAAATAA
- the rsmH gene encoding 16S rRNA (cytosine(1402)-N(4))-methyltransferase RsmH encodes MSFEHETVLLHETIDMLEINPNGTYVDCTLGGAGHASYLLSQLSERGHLYAFDQDITAIENAKIVLAEAVEAGKVTFIHRNFREIKEGLSDHGVNYVDGIYYDLGVSSPQLDIAERGFSYHQEARLDMRMDQAQELSAYEVVNEWEFNDLVKIISRYGEEKFAKRITRSIESEREKAPIETTTQLSEIVKLAIPAATRRTGGHPAKRTFQAIRIAVNDELGALEESLEDGLKLLKVEGRMSVISFHSLEDRLVKQLFREKSTPPETPPNLPILPAEYQPEYKFINRKPVTANTEELENNNRARSAKLRVIERTTIKE; translated from the coding sequence ATGTCATTTGAACATGAAACAGTTCTATTGCATGAAACGATTGATATGTTAGAGATTAATCCAAATGGGACTTACGTTGACTGTACCTTAGGTGGAGCAGGACATGCTAGTTATTTATTATCTCAACTATCAGAGCGTGGACATTTATATGCCTTTGATCAGGATATTACAGCAATTGAGAATGCAAAAATTGTATTAGCAGAAGCAGTAGAAGCAGGTAAAGTAACATTTATACATCGTAATTTTAGAGAAATTAAAGAAGGTTTATCTGATCATGGTGTTAATTACGTAGATGGAATCTATTATGATTTAGGAGTTTCATCACCACAGCTAGACATTGCTGAACGTGGTTTTAGTTACCATCAAGAAGCACGATTAGACATGCGTATGGACCAAGCTCAAGAGTTAAGTGCATACGAAGTGGTTAATGAGTGGGAATTCAATGATTTAGTGAAGATTATCAGCCGATATGGTGAGGAGAAATTTGCAAAAAGAATCACGCGTTCTATTGAATCCGAGAGAGAAAAAGCACCAATTGAAACAACAACTCAATTAAGTGAAATCGTTAAGTTAGCTATACCGGCAGCTACTAGGAGAACTGGTGGCCATCCTGCTAAACGAACTTTCCAAGCAATAAGAATTGCAGTTAACGATGAATTAGGAGCACTTGAAGAATCGCTAGAAGATGGATTGAAGTTGTTGAAAGTTGAAGGACGCATGAGCGTTATATCATTCCATTCTTTAGAAGATAGACTTGTTAAACAACTATTTAGAGAGAAATCAACACCACCAGAAACACCACCGAATTTACCAATATTACCTGCAGAGTACCAACCAGAGTACAAATTTATTAATCGTAAACCAGTTACAGCTAATACTGAAGAACTAGAAAATAACAATAGAGCTCGCAGTGCAAAACTTAGAGTTATTGAGCGAACGACAATTAAAGAATAG
- a CDS encoding hydroxymethylglutaryl-CoA reductase, degradative, producing MDQSQFFSGFYKHSISKRIQLIESWVDLKIENSSTVLPEEYANQMIENYLFNYHLPLGVAVNLTVNNTNYIVPMAIEEPSVIAAASFGAKLLGNIKAETKERLLIGQIVMTVQQPFEEIKSIIEQNKIMLLDLASKASQSMVNRGGGPKDIWVEEKEDLRHKYVSLYLSLDPCDAMGANVINTVLETLSPTIETLINGEVLMSILSNYQPHAVTIAKAKVPLNHLNKNYDEAIKLAERIEMASDYAWIDPYRATTHNKGVMNGIDAVVLATGNDWRAIEAGAHAYAVKDGQYRSLTKWQVNYQDKSLEGTIRIPLQVATVGGTLSSHPTAKLALSLLDITSATDLSDIIASVGLVQNFAALRALVSEGIQKGHMRMQARALAMQIGATIEEIPEVVAQLNIAPQMNRDTARKILNKVRN from the coding sequence ATGGACCAAAGTCAGTTTTTCTCAGGGTTTTATAAGCATTCCATCTCAAAACGGATTCAACTAATAGAATCATGGGTAGATTTAAAGATAGAAAATTCGAGTACCGTATTACCTGAAGAATATGCGAATCAAATGATAGAAAATTATTTATTTAACTATCATTTACCTTTAGGTGTAGCGGTAAATCTAACTGTTAATAATACTAATTATATCGTACCTATGGCTATAGAAGAGCCTTCAGTTATTGCTGCAGCCAGTTTTGGTGCGAAATTATTAGGAAATATAAAAGCTGAAACAAAAGAGCGTTTATTAATTGGACAAATAGTCATGACTGTTCAACAACCCTTTGAAGAAATAAAAAGTATTATTGAACAAAATAAAATAATGCTATTAGACTTAGCCTCTAAAGCTAGCCAATCTATGGTAAACCGTGGTGGTGGTCCAAAAGATATATGGGTTGAAGAAAAAGAAGATCTAAGACATAAATATGTAAGTCTCTACTTATCACTTGATCCTTGTGATGCAATGGGGGCCAACGTTATCAATACTGTTTTAGAAACACTATCCCCAACGATAGAGACTTTAATTAATGGGGAAGTTTTAATGAGTATACTATCCAATTATCAACCTCATGCCGTGACCATTGCTAAGGCAAAAGTACCTTTAAATCATTTGAATAAGAATTACGACGAAGCAATTAAACTTGCAGAGCGTATTGAGATGGCGTCTGACTATGCATGGATTGATCCGTATCGTGCTACAACGCACAATAAAGGGGTTATGAATGGGATAGATGCAGTTGTTCTTGCAACTGGTAACGATTGGAGAGCCATTGAAGCTGGAGCACATGCGTATGCCGTGAAAGATGGTCAATATCGTAGTTTGACAAAATGGCAAGTTAACTATCAAGATAAATCATTAGAAGGAACGATTAGAATCCCCTTACAAGTAGCGACAGTTGGAGGAACATTATCATCTCACCCAACAGCAAAACTTGCTTTATCATTGTTAGATATCACTTCAGCAACTGACCTATCGGATATTATCGCATCAGTTGGTTTAGTGCAAAACTTTGCGGCACTACGAGCTTTAGTAAGTGAAGGGATACAAAAAGGACACATGCGTATGCAAGCACGAGCCTTAGCTATGCAAATTGGAGCGACAATAGAAGAAATACCTGAAGTCGTAGCTCAATTAAATATAGCACCTCAAATGAACCGGGACACAGCAAGAAAAATATTAAATAAAGTACGAAATTAA
- a CDS encoding hydroxymethylglutaryl-CoA synthase, protein MAFHVPHHYVDMVQLAEAREIDPNKFLIGIGQEKMAVPTIEEDIVAMGANAARRIVTEEDRDLIDQVIFATETGVDFSKSAATYIHQMLGIQPFAKAYEVKHACYGGTAGLLSACDYVRLNPERKVLVIMSDISRYGLNSGGEATQGAGAIAMLVTANPRVLAIDSETISLTDNQFDFWRPNYAEIPFVEGKYSTELYISMFNTIIEEYSKRYPERLSEVQAIAFHLPFTKMGRKCLQSLENKEESNIDSKPVEEWLSHFEESTYIGRQVGNVYTGSLYLSLISLLNFDEKLEAGQRIGMFSYGSGAVAELFTGVLQPEYKERMSKEGTLLHLNRREELDISAYEDNFNQTISNEGGIIEIAKDKETLHPGFYLDRIDEHRRYYGEIKEA, encoded by the coding sequence ATGGCTTTTCATGTACCACATCACTATGTTGATATGGTTCAGCTAGCAGAGGCTAGAGAAATTGATCCAAATAAATTCTTAATTGGAATAGGCCAAGAAAAAATGGCAGTACCAACAATTGAAGAAGATATCGTAGCTATGGGTGCCAATGCAGCCAGAAGAATCGTAACAGAAGAAGATAGAGATTTGATTGATCAAGTCATCTTTGCAACTGAAACAGGCGTGGATTTCTCAAAATCAGCGGCGACATATATACACCAAATGTTAGGAATACAACCATTTGCTAAAGCTTATGAGGTTAAACATGCTTGTTATGGAGGCACTGCAGGACTCCTTTCAGCTTGTGATTATGTAAGACTTAATCCAGAGCGAAAAGTACTTGTAATTATGTCTGATATTTCGCGTTATGGACTCAATTCTGGTGGAGAAGCGACACAAGGTGCAGGAGCTATCGCAATGTTAGTTACAGCTAATCCACGTGTTCTAGCGATTGATAGTGAAACAATCAGTTTAACTGACAATCAGTTTGACTTTTGGCGTCCGAATTATGCAGAAATACCTTTTGTTGAAGGGAAATATTCAACTGAACTTTATATTTCAATGTTTAATACAATTATAGAAGAGTATTCGAAACGCTATCCTGAACGACTGAGTGAAGTTCAAGCCATCGCATTCCATTTGCCATTTACAAAGATGGGAAGAAAATGTCTCCAATCATTAGAGAATAAAGAAGAATCGAACATTGATTCAAAACCGGTGGAAGAGTGGCTAAGCCATTTCGAAGAGTCAACATACATTGGTCGCCAAGTAGGGAATGTATATACTGGTTCTTTATACTTAAGTCTAATTTCATTACTTAACTTTGATGAAAAACTAGAAGCAGGACAGCGTATTGGGATGTTTAGCTATGGTTCTGGAGCGGTTGCCGAATTATTTACAGGTGTTCTACAACCGGAATATAAAGAAAGAATGTCTAAAGAAGGAACGCTCTTACACTTAAATCGCAGAGAAGAATTAGACATTAGTGCTTATGAAGATAATTTTAATCAAACTATCTCAAATGAGGGTGGAATAATTGAAATTGCTAAAGACAAAGAAACTTTACACCCAGGTTTTTATTTAGATCGTATCGATGAACATCGTAGATATTATGGAGAAATTAAAGAAGCATAA
- a CDS encoding rod shape-determining protein, which produces MSRDIGIDLGTANVLIHLKGRGVILNEPSVVALDKQTQEVIAIGKEAYDMIGRTADSIEIIKPLKGGVIADYDIAEALLVLFFQKIHSQRWFTKPNVLICRPSSISEIEQTALVEAIEKAGGGKIFMEEEPKVAGVGAGIDLLDPSGNMVIDIGGGTSDIAIISGGEIIQSTSLKIAGDDFDASIIQYFKDKYKLFIGERSAEQIKIELASALFYEDQSQLETKTLKGRDLVSGLPKSINVTSNQLYEAIHEQLAMIARAAKELLEDTQPEIASDIMERGILLTGGGALIGSIDIFLSDYLNVSAIRADQPMSCVAIGTGIMLDLIQSGKLQRTNLSWQQKVARYFSRMKRRLIG; this is translated from the coding sequence ATGAGCAGAGATATCGGAATTGACTTAGGTACTGCGAATGTTTTGATTCATCTTAAAGGTCGAGGGGTCATATTAAATGAACCTTCAGTCGTTGCTTTAGATAAACAGACTCAAGAGGTCATCGCTATTGGTAAAGAGGCGTATGATATGATTGGTAGAACTGCGGATTCGATTGAAATCATCAAACCACTAAAAGGCGGTGTCATTGCAGATTATGACATTGCCGAGGCACTTCTTGTGCTTTTCTTTCAGAAAATTCATTCACAACGTTGGTTTACAAAACCGAACGTACTTATTTGTAGACCATCAAGTATTAGTGAAATAGAACAAACCGCTCTTGTAGAAGCAATTGAAAAAGCAGGTGGTGGTAAGATATTCATGGAAGAAGAGCCTAAAGTGGCAGGAGTTGGCGCTGGAATTGATTTACTTGATCCATCTGGGAATATGGTAATTGATATTGGTGGAGGAACCAGTGATATTGCTATAATATCTGGTGGTGAAATCATTCAAAGTACATCGTTAAAAATTGCCGGGGATGATTTTGATGCAAGCATCATTCAATACTTTAAAGATAAGTATAAACTTTTCATTGGTGAACGTTCTGCTGAGCAAATTAAGATAGAACTTGCTTCAGCATTGTTTTACGAGGATCAATCACAGTTAGAAACAAAGACGTTAAAAGGACGAGATTTAGTTTCTGGACTACCAAAATCAATCAATGTCACATCAAACCAGCTTTATGAAGCGATTCATGAACAATTAGCTATGATAGCAAGAGCAGCTAAAGAACTGCTTGAAGATACGCAACCCGAAATTGCGTCTGATATTATGGAAAGAGGCATACTACTTACTGGTGGTGGCGCATTAATTGGATCAATTGATATTTTTCTATCCGATTATTTAAACGTCTCAGCTATTCGTGCCGATCAACCTATGAGTTGTGTAGCGATTGGAACGGGTATTATGCTAGATTTAATTCAGTCTGGTAAATTACAACGAACTAATTTATCTTGGCAACAAAAAGTTGCACGCTATTTCTCAAGAATGAAGCGCCGTCTCATTGGATAA
- the murA gene encoding UDP-N-acetylglucosamine 1-carboxyvinyltransferase produces MQEIIVQGGNRLEGTVKVEGAKNAVLPILAASILAETGVTELTNVPILSDVLTINELLTNINVKNTFNEEENKMEIDATGEVMTIADYDFVSKMRASIVVMGPLLARFGHAKVAMPGGCAIGTRPIDLHLKGFEALGAEINSQAGYVEATASKLKGARIYLDFPSVGATENIMMAAVLAEGETILENVAREPEIVDLANYLNKMGAKVIGAGTEMIKIKGVKALHGAKHSVIPDRIEAGTFIVAAAVTQGDVFVEGAIRDHNKPLISKLTEMGVKFEEYTTGIRVIGPETLKATDVKTLPYPGFPTDMQAQMSIAQLLAGGSSALTETVFENRFMHFEELRRMSAKFTIERQTAVMYGPTEFSGASVKATDLRAAAALIIAGLVAKGLTRVSELKNLDRGYYKFHEKLANLGANIERVEIQPIVSESKKTRVLA; encoded by the coding sequence ATGCAAGAAATTATTGTTCAAGGTGGAAATCGCCTAGAAGGTACGGTAAAAGTTGAAGGAGCAAAAAATGCCGTCTTACCTATATTAGCAGCATCAATTTTGGCAGAAACTGGTGTCACTGAATTAACTAATGTACCTATTTTATCTGACGTTCTGACAATTAATGAATTATTGACGAACATTAACGTAAAAAATACATTTAACGAAGAAGAAAACAAAATGGAAATCGATGCGACTGGTGAGGTAATGACAATCGCAGATTATGATTTTGTTAGTAAAATGAGAGCATCGATTGTGGTTATGGGACCGTTATTAGCTCGTTTTGGTCATGCAAAAGTAGCTATGCCTGGTGGATGTGCAATTGGAACTAGACCAATTGATTTACACCTAAAAGGATTTGAAGCATTAGGTGCTGAGATTAATAGCCAAGCAGGTTATGTAGAAGCAACTGCATCAAAATTAAAAGGGGCAAGAATTTATCTTGATTTCCCAAGTGTCGGTGCAACTGAGAACATTATGATGGCTGCTGTTTTAGCAGAAGGGGAAACTATCCTTGAAAACGTAGCACGTGAACCTGAAATCGTTGATTTAGCAAACTATCTTAACAAGATGGGTGCTAAAGTCATTGGTGCTGGTACAGAAATGATTAAAATTAAAGGTGTAAAAGCACTTCATGGTGCTAAACACTCTGTTATTCCAGATCGTATCGAAGCGGGTACATTCATCGTTGCTGCAGCAGTAACACAAGGAGATGTATTTGTTGAAGGTGCAATCCGAGATCATAATAAACCATTAATCAGTAAATTAACTGAAATGGGTGTTAAGTTTGAGGAATACACAACAGGTATCCGTGTCATTGGACCAGAAACATTAAAAGCAACAGATGTTAAAACGTTACCTTATCCAGGTTTCCCAACAGATATGCAAGCACAAATGTCAATTGCTCAATTGTTGGCTGGTGGAAGTAGTGCGTTAACTGAAACTGTATTCGAGAACCGCTTCATGCATTTTGAAGAATTACGCCGTATGAGCGCTAAATTTACAATTGAACGTCAAACAGCTGTAATGTACGGACCAACTGAATTTAGTGGTGCAAGTGTGAAAGCAACTGACTTAAGAGCAGCTGCAGCATTAATAATTGCAGGATTAGTAGCAAAAGGTTTAACGCGAGTTTCAGAATTAAAAAATTTAGATCGTGGTTACTATAAATTCCATGAGAAATTAGCTAACTTAGGTGCAAATATTGAACGCGTAGAAATTCAGCCAATTGTTTCTGAATCTAAAAAAACAAGAGTACTCGCTTAA
- a CDS encoding threonylcarbamoyl-AMP synthase: MNEFKQKQRNTKIFGRDELNLAADSLKLGELVAFPTETVFGLGAIANNDHAVKQVFKTKGRPADNPLIVHVHNIESVYDYVAEVNDVALKLMQTFWPGPLTIIFPIKEGIFADSVTPNQKTVGIRMPNQLETLLLIEMAGFPLVGPSANLSGKPSPTAVEHVINDFDGEIAGVVNNYSEFTQVGVESTVVWPSDHRIDILRPGAVTQAMLTEATGIETIEKSSEEQISDTTIASPGVKYTHYSPAQPVKMVQTLTSTEEWKTLIQQMDLKVGILAQDNIISELKSDNIGFSYYSLGSKDELEQATQRLFAGLRYLESSECDIIFAQSFPETDKTHAYLNRLSKASSSMI, translated from the coding sequence ATGAATGAATTTAAACAGAAGCAAAGAAACACAAAAATTTTTGGGCGTGACGAATTAAATCTTGCGGCAGATTCTTTAAAACTAGGAGAATTGGTAGCTTTCCCAACTGAAACTGTGTTTGGATTAGGGGCTATAGCCAATAATGATCACGCTGTAAAACAAGTATTCAAAACAAAAGGGCGTCCAGCAGACAATCCTTTAATTGTACATGTTCATAATATTGAATCGGTTTATGATTATGTTGCTGAAGTAAATGATGTTGCCTTAAAATTAATGCAAACTTTTTGGCCGGGTCCATTAACTATTATATTTCCAATTAAAGAAGGAATCTTTGCTGACAGTGTCACGCCTAATCAAAAAACAGTGGGAATTCGGATGCCGAATCAATTAGAGACCTTGCTACTCATCGAGATGGCAGGTTTTCCATTAGTCGGACCTAGTGCAAATTTATCTGGTAAACCAAGTCCGACAGCTGTTGAACATGTAATCAATGATTTTGACGGGGAAATTGCTGGAGTCGTTAATAATTACTCAGAATTTACGCAAGTCGGTGTAGAATCGACAGTTGTCTGGCCATCAGATCATCGGATTGACATACTAAGACCAGGTGCTGTTACGCAAGCGATGTTGACCGAGGCAACAGGAATTGAAACGATTGAAAAGTCTAGTGAGGAACAAATATCTGACACAACAATTGCTAGTCCTGGTGTTAAATACACACACTATAGTCCAGCTCAACCCGTTAAAATGGTTCAAACGCTTACTTCAACTGAAGAGTGGAAAACACTGATACAACAAATGGATTTAAAAGTTGGCATTCTTGCACAAGATAATATTATAAGTGAATTAAAGAGTGATAATATTGGCTTCAGTTATTATTCATTAGGAAGCAAAGACGAGCTAGAACAAGCGACACAACGTTTGTTTGCAGGGTTACGTTACCTTGAAAGCAGTGAGTGCGATATCATTTTCGCGCAATCGTTTCCAGAAACAGATAAGACCCATGCATATTTAAACCGTCTTTCTAAAGCTTCATCGAGTATGATATAA